A region of the Thermoanaerobaculia bacterium genome:
GACACGTTCGGCCATTCCGCGGGCGACGAGGCGCTCGCGGCCGCGGCGGCGCTTCTTCGGTCGAGCTTCCGGGAGACCGACGTCGTGGCTCGTCTCGGCGGCGACGAGTTCGTCGTCCTCGCTCTCATGAATCGCACTGAGGACGCGGAGGTGCCGGTCCGCGCGCTGCGCGATTCGCTCGAGGCGTGGAACACCTGCGCGGGAAAGCCGTTCCGCCTCTCGATGAGTGTCGGGATGACCGACTTCGACCCGGGAACGCGGATGGAAGAGCTCGTCGCGGCGGCCGACCGCCGGATGTACGCCGACAAACAGGAGCGCCGCGCCGCCCGGCAGAGCGACTCCGAAGGCGTCTCCGTCGACGTCTGAGCCCGGATCGTTCGTGAGGACCCGGCGAAGCGGGTGAATTTCGCCCTCGCGGCGGAGGGCGTCAGGCGAGGAGAAGTCCGATTCCTCCGGCGACGGCGAGGATCAGGAACGAGACGAGCGTGAGGGCCTGCGCCGAGCCGAGCCGGGCGGTTGCGGCGGGGGCGCGGCCGCGCCCGAGCATCATCGCCGCGGCGACGGCCGGCGGAAGCCCGAGGATGCCGAGAACGGCGCCCGAGGCGCCGGCGGAAAATGGCCACGCCGCCTGGAAGAGAAAAGCGGCCGCGACGATTCCCGAATAGACGGCGGACGCCCGCCGGGCGCCCAGCCGGACGACCATCGTCCTTTTCCCGGCGGATGCGTCCGCGCGCCGGTCCGGAAGCTCGTTGACCCAGAGAAACGCGCCGATCATCAGTCCGAGGGGAATCGACGCGAGGAACGCGAATGCCGAGACGCGACCGCGCTGAACGACTTCCGTCCCGAGCACGATCAGCGGGCCGTAGACGGCCGCCACCGCCGCCTCTCCCCACCCGCGGTACGAAAGACGGAGCGGAGGCGCGTGGTAGAAGAACGCGAGCGCCAGCCCGGCGGCGCCGAAGACGAGGACCGCCGGCTCGCGCAAGAGCGCGATCGCGATCCCCGCCGCGGCCCCGAGCAGATATCCCGTCCACGCGATCGCCTTCGTCTGCCCGCGGGAAAGCAGGCCGTCGACCAGGACGCGTTTGCCGCCGGAAAACGGGGTCCGCTCCTCGGGCGTCACGGCCCGGTCCGTCCCCGAATCGAAATCGAAGATCTCTCCGGAAGCGTTCTTGGCGACCTCGATCGCGAAGATGCCCGCGACGGTGAGCGCGAGCCACCCCGGCGAAAGCGCGCCGCCGCGCGCGGCCGCCGCGGCGCCCAGGAACATTCCCGCCATCGAAGCGAGCGAGATCTTCGGGTCGGCGAGCCGCCACAGCCCGCGGCGGAAGGAGGCTCGCCCTTCGGGAAGGGCGGAGCTCGGGGAGCGAAGCGCCGGAGAGGACATGCCGAAACCTCCGAGCCATGTTCGCGCCGCCGCGGGGGGAGGCGCCAGATGCAGTCGCCTCAGGGAAGGGGGCCGCTGGCCGACGCCGGAAGCGGTGTTGCTGATAAAATCCCCCGCCAGCGTGAGGAAAACACGATGAAGCCGA
Encoded here:
- a CDS encoding GGDEF domain-containing protein, with the protein product DTFGHSAGDEALAAAAALLRSSFRETDVVARLGGDEFVVLALMNRTEDAEVPVRALRDSLEAWNTCAGKPFRLSMSVGMTDFDPGTRMEELVAAADRRMYADKQERRAARQSDSEGVSVDV
- a CDS encoding prenyltransferase; translation: MSSPALRSPSSALPEGRASFRRGLWRLADPKISLASMAGMFLGAAAAARGGALSPGWLALTVAGIFAIEVAKNASGEIFDFDSGTDRAVTPEERTPFSGGKRVLVDGLLSRGQTKAIAWTGYLLGAAAGIAIALLREPAVLVFGAAGLALAFFYHAPPLRLSYRGWGEAAVAAVYGPLIVLGTEVVQRGRVSAFAFLASIPLGLMIGAFLWVNELPDRRADASAGKRTMVVRLGARRASAVYSGIVAAAFLFQAAWPFSAGASGAVLGILGLPPAVAAAMMLGRGRAPAATARLGSAQALTLVSFLILAVAGGIGLLLA